The DNA segment CAGATGTTCAGTTTGTCACTTTAGGTGTGTTCATTTTTCTGTCCTGTTTAAATTATCAATATGCatttatacaattataaaaaacgTTGCTTCTACATGATCAGCATCTCTCTAActttgtctgtgtatgtgtgaagaaataaactaaaccaaaaaataTGAATAGCCCTTTAAGTGAAATTTCATTACTTTATCATTGACAGAAGACCTACATTACCTTTATCATAATAATTAATTGTCAAtagtttaattaaaatacatgttaaaatacaATAATCACGTAGCAGATATAACACATATCTAAATTATTTTAAGCAAATCCCCAATTAATATAGCTCTGCTGGGACATTGCTTGATTTTGTAAACCATTTACTTAAAACACAACCTGCAAATCAAGCTTTTCAGAATCCATCAGGCAATACTTACATGAGTAAGTAGGTTTTTAGATGTAAAGTTAcccttaaatttaaataaatcatatttcCTGCAATTCAATTTTATTGTGTAATGCAATGCTGTTTGTGGTAAATTCTGATAGGTGGCAGCGTGGAACCCAGTCCTGTAAGAGCAGTCTTGAAGCAAGCAAATGTCAGACCCATTTCTATATCCAAGAGCTTAGAGAACCTGGCGAGTCTGCCATCACGTGAGTACCATAAAATCCTGGGATTTACCCTACatttgtttaacagtttaaaaTTGCCCTCTTTTCAATAAGTActagaaatgtaaaaatatattttttaaagaagcatGTAAAGAAAGTTTTAGATCTAGGTTGAAgaatgtgtaatatatatgtaaattgtCCATACATTATTCCATAATTGACtttacaaatgtaattttttttaacaaggtGAAGAAAGGCGAAAAATTGAGTCAAGGAGTGATATAACAGTGAGCGTGGAGGATGGTAaatatcttttttgttttttttactttttagtatAGCATATTGTAACAATAAGCCTGAAAGTGTAAGAAAGCAGTGTGTActgccaaccaccagcagaggccAGGACGCTGCAGTGGAAAAGCTGGTGGATCTGAGCTAAAAacaaaactccaagtcccagaatccccatcAGTTATCAACACTGGCCAGGCTCAGCTGTGAGACACAGCATAAAAACCCCAGTCAAACCTCAGTTCTCTGTTGCATCTTTGTAGAGGGGTAACCAGTAACAATGGgtaatgaaaaaaagagaaagaggctctgagtggtccagcaggctaagcgctgccgctatgatcaggagattgccagttcaaatcctgttcatgtagcttgccatcggctacaggagccctgagagcgcacaattggccttgctctctctgggtgggtagatggtactctctccccatatcactcatcactccaaaggatgatgttgatcagcacaagacgtttgtgagctgatgtatcagaactgagtcgctgcgctttcctccgagcgcgctgtgatgctacttggcaatgctgcatcagcagcagtttcaaaaaagaggcggtggctgacttcacatgtattagaggaggcatatgctagtctttaccctcctggtgttggggcatccctagtgatagggggagtcctaatgtgtgagttgggtaattgtctgagtaaattgggaagaaatgggggggggggagagaaagagagaaaaaaaggtctcaaaagaaagcaaaaaacaagatcttaaaaaaaaagatctaccTGACATTTTAAAGGCCATAATTTCACAGCCACTACATACATTTCTAGTGGTACAGTGGTATCATGCCTGTCCCCAAGGTTGGGAGTTTAAAAGCACCTAGAGTTCACAATCCCTCCTTTTCtcccacaacaaactatattCGCAAATATAAGGTTAAAAGGCTAATTATTcacagtttcttctgaaattaagggtattaaaaagtgcTTACCCTGCATTTACTGGACTAGGTATCTCCACTGTCTGTGCTAGATTTTGACAGTGTCTTATAGATCTAAGACATTGACTCATCTGTCTTATTGCGCTCACTGTATTTGCTGTTCCTGGATCAGTGTCTGCAGGCCTGCACGTTCCCGGCCCCTCTGTTTCAGACCCAGAGCAGATGAAGATGCTGAGTGTGTCTGTGCCAGCCTTCATACAGCAGCAGGTAAACACACACCTCAGTTGCAGTACGTAGTGAAAGTTTTGCAtatgttaaattaaaattaaatttaacttGCTTTGTTATAAAGGCTCCTCCACTTATTGTAAGTATTATAACAATATTTCTTATCTTAATACAGTATTCCAAAACATAACACTGTGATACTCTGTATTTTATAAAACCACTAATAAACTGTCAGTGAAACGCATGGCAGCATGTTCATGTTTGTGTtagtgttatatatgttatacatGTTATATAATGTGTATTGATCATAAATATGTTTAATGATGCCTTTAACTGTATTTAACATGTTTGTAACCCCACAAGCAGCCATTGCAGCATGTGCAGCACGCTGTTGTGTTAAACTTTCTTGCTCAGGTCCATCCTTGCACTTTTTGTCTTTTAGAGAAGTGGCAGAGAAAGCGACAGTACCTCGGTCAACAGTTTCTACTCTGAAAGACAGAGGAAAGACAGCACCTATACTAACCTTAGCAGCTCTTCTGACCTCGCACCGTATTCTGTATGTGTTACACACTCCTAACTCCATGTCCAACAAGCTAATTATTTCTGCCTTCTAATTCTTTATGTTAACACACCTATGCATGCCATGATTAATTTTACTAAATGTTTTTGCTTACCTCATTTTTTGTGTTAGTATCAGTATACAGTAACGTGTCTGTTGTGTCTGCAGCATCTGTGTCTGCATACAGATAcaatatttaccgtattttttgcactataagtcaagtcaagtcaatttatttataaagtacatttaaaatacatcaagtgtcgaccaaagtgctgtacaataaaacaagattttaaaagaaagcaaatcagtggtaaaactataaaatattcttaaagtataaggcacactaaaaatcctttaattttcccaaaattcaccagtgtgccttatgtacaaattttaccagtcaggtattaagaagcattAAAGCAATGTCATTGAAGTACAGCCTTAtgcaagagtttcagtttagttctccagcaccggggctggagcagTATCGGCATTattggcctatagcctgctgcttatgctaatgctgctgcacccagccttagacaaaatattagaaatcaaagcttactgtaaataaatggaagcaatttgaaaaaaagagaatcacagttttttttatgtaacctAACATAGCTTAGCGGAAAAATAGACtggaaaatagatgttcattgatagtgcgccttataatccagtgcgaaaaataatcacaatttttttttccacattgatGCTTGAAGTTCTTTTAAAGGTTAAATAACACTCCTTAGGTGttttctaaaagttttttttatatttgaatgaTTTTTACTAGCTGTCTatctagtatttttttaaataccagagtaattaaagtaatataaataaataaaatagaatatatctTTGAAAAAGAGCAAGATCACCACAAACAATTTAAGTTCAAGTTAAAGtttgcaactctaggtcaaccacgttttcatcaaatgccaattttcactaaaattgtccacGTTGTTATGAAGCTTGCCTTAACAGAGTGGACAAATGCATGCAagtgaaaaaaaatgattaagctggaaaaatgTGTATAGTGTgaagtatatttattatattataaataatttaaatatgtaaTAGTTGTCCTGTTACTTCAgtgattaatgttttattatgctGCTTATGTTGTATTTATAAAAGGTCAGCGGCAGTGTGATGAGCATTTATGGCACTGACTTTGGCAACGTGGAGGTCAAGGGGACCATCCAGTTCGCCATTAACTATGTGCAAAAACTAGCAGAGTTCCACATCTTCATTGTCCAGTGCAGAGACCTGGCAGTGGCGGAGCCTAAAAGGAACCGTTCTGATCCGTAAGTGATTTAGTACATGCTTAGCCGGATATGTGCTGCATTATATAGACAAACGTATTGGGAcacctttattgtttttttttataaagggatttttttttatgaaaagaatgtatcctgcttttgttggagtatctgTCTCTATAGTCCAGGGACAGCAGtttactagattttagagcactgctgtgaggaaaCACAACATGTATACATACAGTCCAGCATACATTTTCCATTTACCTTATCCTTAACTATAATCCTGCAATGTTCTTGAAAAGTAATTCAGTATCCATGACACAAATAATTTGCCCATATTGTTGTTTTAAAGGTGAAAATGAATCCCAAAACCTTTATATAAATTAGataaggaaatgttttttttagacagATAACTAATATTGTATACCACATTCAAGCTAATTTGATTCAGTTTAGTATAGTAGTGTTACTGTTGGGATATTTAGGCTTGTACTAAAACTAAGCTGTACTAATCCAGTGTTGTATCTGCCTCTCTATGGTTTAGGTATGTTAAATGTTACCTCTTACCTGATAAAGAAAAACTGGGGAAAAGGAAAACGTCAGTAAAGAAGAAGACTCTGAATCCCACTTACAATGAAATCTTAAGGGTATGAGTTATGGGCGTGTCATATATTATTGTTCAAAATCAGTCTATTGTCTGAAAAtaagtctattttgtatttttttggctGTTTTCTGTAAAGCTTTGAGGGTAATTTTGTATAATTCTTTATATTTGCAGAttatatacatgcactaaatattctggaCTTGTATATTGTAATAGATTTATTCATAacgttacaaatatatatatatatatttattttacagattTCTAAAAGGTATATAAGGTCTGAAAactacataaaatgtttattttgttatagtTGGGTtttcttaaaattaattaaatattttttcaggtTTTTTATCATATCCACATGAATTTTGTTATCGCTATCAACTTTAAAATTACTATTTTATGGCCGACATAAGTTTGATACTACCCAGAATGTTTTGCTTTGTCTGCAGTTTAAGATAACATTGGATAATCTGAAATCTCACACTTTAAACCTGTCCGTGTGGCACAATGACACATTTGGAAAGAACAGCTTTCTTGGTGAGGTGGATGTGGATCTTTCAGAGTGGGACTTCAGTAACTCACACATGATGGACTATGCCCTGAAAGGACGAGTAAGTGCAGTGCATTTTgagcatatttaatttttttttccaattctgcTGCTACTGGTTAAACGTTtctgcataaaaatatataatataatatatagtgaaaatgtctttaagaaTCGCTAAGGCCTAGTTTAGAACCATTACATGATGTGCAgattctttgttttatttcattaaaatccTAAAGAAAGTAGTTATTTTATGGTATTGATCAATAGtacttattattttaaatttcacCTTTTATTCTTAATTCATTTTTCTCAGGTTCCAGTCCAGTCAAGTCCAAAGCATGTCAGCCAAACGTTGGAACTGAGTGGGGAGATGAGGGTAGCTTTGCGTTTCCTTACACAGACAACTCAAAGTAAGTAACCAGTGGGTGTACTGTGAGTACAACTGCAATAAAATTCATGGATCTATTGAAAGATTTAAAAGTGCgttcaaaacaaaaatacatacatgTTTTGTTGATTGCAGGTAAAAAGACACCCCAAAATGGTGAGGTACAAATCTGGGTAAAGGAATGTAAGAATCTGCCGGCCAGAAGGGGCACCATAGACCCCTTTATCAAGTGGTATGTCTGTTTTGCATTGCATATTCAAACAGGTTGATCTCTGAATTAGTTATTGTTCCTCACAACCCTTGCATTTTGTGTATTTTAGTGCAGTGCTCCCAGACACCGCCCGTAAAGGTAGGCAAAAGACTCGTGTGGTGAAAAGGACGGCAAACCCAGTGTTTAATCACACCATGGTTTATGATGGCCTCAGACCAGAGGACCTGAGAGAGGCCTGTGTGGAGCTCACTGTGTGGGACCATGACCGGCTCAGTAATCACTTCATAGGGGGCTTGAGGCTCGGTCTTGGAACAGGTGAGATATACAGCCATCTAGGTGTAAAGCAGTTATAATAGTTATAATTCTATTGAATTAATGTTCTTACTGGAAGTGCGCTATTGTACAGTCAATAAGACCATTATTGTTATACTACAATACTACTGGTTTAGTACAACTATATTAAATCTGGCCTCCATTCAAACTCTAAATGGCATTATTTTAGGTGCTCTGAATCGTCCAAGAGGCCTAAGTCTCTTAAAGGCCTGAGGCTCTGAGAATTGCTGGTTTTAATCCCACATCATGCTTctcggcatcagcagccggactctgagagagcacagtggtCCTGATGGTCAGGACATGAacttgttagctgatgtatcagctgactttacatgtgttagaggaggcatgtactagtcttcaccctcttagtCTTAGGgacttaaataaatacaaaaaatagcaTAACATTTTTCAATGGGAAGCAACATAATCAAGAAGTTTACAGCCCATGGGACTATATATAGCTAATCTTCATGGACATGGACAGAGGGAAAAAATTGATAAAAGGTTGAAATGCAGGATTGTCCAGATGGCGAATAAGCAGCCACAATAAAATTCCAAAGAAATTTAAGCTGAAATTTAAGACAAGAACACAGTACCATCAACACAGTCAAATATGGTGAAGGGTCAAAGTTGTTTTGGGgtgttttgctgcctctggcactgggtGCCTTGACTGTGTTCAAAGCATCATAAAATCTAAAGATTACcatagtgtttattttttttggattgcAATATATGGCACAGAAAGCTGAGTTTGCATcttaggtcatgggtcttccagcaggacagtgACCTCAAACAATACTTCAAAAAGCATCCAGACATCCTAAATTTGCTGTTGGGAGAAGACGTCCTTCaaatattaaactaaatataaaaactaaagATATGAACAAGTGTATTAcataatgtgtaattgcaatacaTTTCCGGGAGAAATGTCAGGGAGGCCAAGACTTTTGACCATGACTGTATCTAACAATATTCGAGTAGTAAATTCATACATGTTCTGTATTTTGTTTGACTTTTTCCAGGAAAAAGTTATGGTTCTGAGGTGGACTGGATGGACTCTAATACTGCTGAAGCTGGGCTGTGGAAAAGAATGACTGAATCACAGAATGAATGGGTGGAAGATGTAATTCCTTTGAGAATGctgattatggcaagaactgtgTCCAAATAGTATTgaacctattaaaaaaaaaaaaaaagactgaccaAATCGCAGGATGTTCGAAAGGCAGACAGATATAGCCTACCTAATTTGGGATGAAGTTAAATACTAACACTAGATAAGAAAACATGTATATTTCATCTATTCttgtaaaataaacatattttctgtattttgccCAATAACTAGAGAAGTTTTACAACTCAATCCTGGGTTTGATTCTGGTGTTAATTATCTAAATGAACCTGATGATCTTTTAAGGGGATGCAGAGGAGGATGTTCTACTTATTTTTGGATTATTTTATGAAAACAAATGCAATTAAAATTATATGCTTAAGCATCCTAAAATAATACTGTAAACTTTACCTGGtaattaagttaaataaatatatttttaaacgtCTTTCATGATTGTATAATTAAGCCATAGAAAAGTACATTTTCATAATTGTTTTTACTTCACCATCACCCAGTCCCACCCACTAGATTAATTGAAGCTCCACCATTGTGGTCATTTTGGAGAAGCTCAGACATTACAACAGGATTAGGAATCTATGGCAAGTCAGCAAATGAAGGAgacaaaagtacttttaaaaaaattagttttgtGGTCCAGCACACTTTAACaagaactagcttgtttgtgttttctcATTTAGCACAAGCAAACAcgaatgtgttgtaactgctcaGTGTATAAATGGTGTGGCTGACAATAGCATATTTTCGTAAAAGTGACCGAGCTTATATGTTTCATTCTGAAAGGGgctaaaactggcaagaatagagctggtgagatctttgcttcatgtgagagtgattttgtgaaaagaacttcatgaatatgttttgtatagACCACAGACCAATTTTAccttgtgtaaaaagaggaataaaatttCCCATTTAAGGCAATATTTGgccaaaaaatataataatttgaaAATAAATCAAAAGTACAGTGTTCATCAGTGTTCATTAAATCATGCCTGATCAGCTGTACATCTTTCTAAATCAGTTAAATGTATGTAAgttcaaactttttatttaatATCTATGTACTATGTTTTATAATCCTAGGCTGGTTGAAGTTATATTTTAAGCAGTTGAAATGTACACTatatttaagaaactcctgaagacagagctcttcaaagagcacttactctcttaacacctctaacacactaactacttctaacctcatttcctttttcccctccttcacttctctatcccattatttccctttgacctcctttaagccatATCTAAaaattctattacttttgtacttcactattgtaagtcgctttggacaaaagcgtctgccaaatgtaatgtagtgtaatgtcaTGTAATGTACACATCTAAACACAACATACCACATTGAATTATTTGCACATCTATTCaaattatacactgacatgccaaaagtcattggataCCAGTATTTGATCAATGGATATTCAAGGAAAGGGCCTTCTTCTAAGATCTACACACCCGTGTGCTTTGTCAACACAAGGATTTACACAATAAAACCATACATTACTTATGGTTGATTTTTTCAGGGTTCAGATGTTTCATCCATGTTGTTTTCTTCACAGAATACCTTGGCCCTTCTATAAAGTTATTCTGCCATATTTGTTGATCACATATTATTCAGAGTGGTGTGCACAGCCTCTTTAAAGTCTTTTGACTTTTGCAAGATTACACTGGACACTTATCCAGTGTAATCTTGTAATCCAGCTGCATTCTAGTTATAAAGGTTTGAAAGAAGACCAACAACTGTGTGTAACTTCCAATCAACTCAAATTTATTGATATAGCCCATAAAACCTGAAACATAGAAcatagaacccccagtgagcgacagtggcaaggaaaaactccctcacatttggaggaagaaaccttgggaggaaccaaggctctactggtgggacccaaaaaatgtgcCTTGCTCTAtttaaaatggcttttaaaaCCAAAACACCATTTTAGCCAATTCCTTCAGTCTTcagtcttttcttctcttctccttttctcCTCTCCTTTTTTCTCCCCATTTGTAATATGTTTGTTATATTTCAACATCACACAGAATCCGACCGAGGCGTCGGATTTTGCTAAAGCCAGTTCTATTAGAAGACTAATGTCAAGTAAAGCCGATTTTTCTATTATAAAATTTGGTTTAGACTGGCTAGGACTAACTGATTCTCCTCCCTGGAATACCTGATGTTAGATGGAAATTCTTTATTGAAACCAGGCATGCTGCAGGATCTCCTCAATGCTCGGTCTCTCATCTGCCTTTAACTGCAGACACCAACTGATCAAACTGTGGCAAGCTGTGCAAAATATTTGGATAAAAAAAGAGATGTTTAATTTTTAGGTTTTATAGGGGGTTTAACTACAACAAAACACAGCGTTATAAATGTCTACATGGTGAGTCAAAAGTCGCAGGAAACTCTTGCATTTAAGAAATGTAATACCTCTGCAAGTAATGAGGGTAATGAGTCATAATGCGTAAGGTCCTAACTATCTTTTTGGCTATGTCTGGAACATAGATGCCATCTTGAAAACCCTCATGTTTCATTTCTTCTAGCTCTAATCTCAGCTTTCAGTTTTTGTAAAACTTTTTTGTACAAGTTTTCGTACTTAGATAAAAGCTTCAAACACAACTTAAAAATTGTGCTGTTTTGCAGGATACTTCCACTTATCTTAACGGTGGATAAGCTTGGTTTCATAAGAATACTGCAGAGGGGCATTCCTGCAAAAGTACGGCATCCATACACCATTCTGTACAGAAGTATACCCAATTCCCATGCTGTTGCAGGGCCGGCCTTATACTTCCTCTTTAGTGAATCCTCCTCtgtgaaaggaaaagaaagagcagTTGAACTTATTTATCATTCAGCCACTATTGTAAGTGTTTTAATATAAAGTACAGCCTGCAAAAATAAAGTAACTACTAAAAACTACGGTCACCTGAGGAACAGACATATTCAGCCCTATTGATCTTGTCTGCACATCCAAAATCAATCAGCTTGACCTCCGAAGTGTCCATGTTAATGAGAAAGTTCTGAAGCTTGATGTCCTGATGCAGAACTCCTTGCTTTAGGCACTGGGATGCAGCCTGTACTGCCTGAAGCATTATTTTTCGGGCTATGTCTTCTTTCACTGATCCACCAAAGAGGTCAAGGTAACCCCACAGGTCCCTGCAGTTGTTAGGGAGCTCCAGAACCAGGATGTAATGGTCAGGCTCATCAAACCATTCGATCAGCTGGATGATGTTTGGGCAGGTGGGTGGCTGGTTCACCATCTGCATCAGAGCAACCTCTGCAGGAATGGTTTTGGTCCAATCAGACTACAGGAAAATAATTAGTTAAAGAGTTAGATGGTGAGGAACTATCAGTGAAGAACAGTGAGAAGAAGGTGGGACCACCATGTGTTGTTGCTAGTTATTGGTGCACATACGTTCTGAAAATATCTGTGACTTTTCTGCTTTGCGACAATCTTCACTGCCACctacaaacaaagacaaaagtaAGTAacattactaaaactaaaacattgacAAGGGAAATAACAGTCATTAATCTGTGATCTTAGACAGATACAGAACCTGCAGGCCGTCTGAAATGCGTCTTCCCTTTAAGAACGAGCCAAAGCATCCTTGGCCGAGTTGCTCTCCAACAGCATAACTGGAGGCAAAGGTTTCTGTGGAAAACAGAGAAGCAGAGAGACTTTAGGCCTCTTTAGATCATTCATGGGCAGTGGTCTTGTCACTACACTGACCTGGCTTTGTGACTGAGTACAGGGTGATTAActgattaattaatataattttactGAACATTAGCTGAATAAACTGTAGACGCACTGTGTATATCATTGTAGATGAACAACCCACGCTTATGTGTCCAAAATGGCAAAATCcttaactttcaataaaagtcagtgtaaaaaacattttattcattaAGTCATTAAGACTATAACTTAATTACTATAACTTAATGACTCTAAAACCCattaaaaacacagaatcacCTGCGAGCTCTGAACGCTGATCCATCGTCTTCTACTGTGTTCACTACacactacaggtgctggtcaacgaattagaataatttgaaatagtgcaatcatgaaattctttgaatgcattttttgtgcagaaagcaaatcaggtgttcaccgcacctgtcctactcgttagactaatcacagaactcgttacctggaaaaaaatttgctcagctgagctttccaaaaggcccatttaggccatttaactgtgacactgttgttttattgaattagaataatggagaaaccgtttcattgaattagaataatttttattataattacaatcatcactttctcagtattttgtggctgcccccttggcttgtatgactgcctgaagtctccgtggcatcgatttgaccagcttgtcgcaagtttccgcactcacagcttcccaggcagtggcgatgttctgcttcagttggtccagcgtagtaggctttctgtcgcgaattttccgcttgacgatggcccaaaggttttcaatgacattgaggtcaggcgagttggcccgccatgccaaaacttcaagctgttttttagtgaaccaatctttggtcgactttgccgcatgagccggtgcaagatcctgttgaaatatgaagtcttcttcgccgaactgttcctcaacagtcggaatcaggaacgtttccagaacatcttgatatacggcagcattgacagtcttcttgaggaagcagagtttccctacacctcgagcggacatgcatccccagaccataacgctctggggaaacttgacggatcttttcacgcactcgtggttgtaggtttcgccaccacgacgccagacacgaggaccttggtcaccgaaggagatgcagaagcgtgattagtcactgaagaccaccttctgccagtcttcagcagtccactcgccgtgttctttggcccacttcagccgtttctccatttgtttcttgttcagcatcggttttactgctggaacgcgagatttgaagccgagtttgcgcagacgacggtaagtggttgatctggagacgtcagcgccggtctgcttgttccacaagtcggtgagctcggaagtggacttgaaccggttgctgactgcggtctttctcagctgcttgttgtcgcaagcagaagtttttcggacgccggaacagttggtgcgcttgctgcagtttttcttgagagctttgcagacggaagactggctgatgctgagctgctcagcaattttagtttgggtcaagccttgttggcgaagggcttgaatttgagccactattccggttgagaggtcgcgctgcttacccatgattgattttacaacttagaaattctactcaaccctgactttatactgcacagtgaacactcttcacagaaaacaaaaattcgagcatttattctaattcaatgaaacggtttctccattattctaattcaataaaacaacagtgtcacagttaaatggcctaaatgggccttttggaaagctcagctgagcaaattttttttccaggtaacgagttctgtgattagtctaacgagtaggacaggtgcggtgaacacctgatttgctttctgcacaaaaaatgcattcaaagaatttcatgattgcactatttcaaattattctaattcgttgaccagcacctg comes from the Astyanax mexicanus isolate ESR-SI-001 chromosome 20, AstMex3_surface, whole genome shotgun sequence genome and includes:
- the sytl2a gene encoding synaptotagmin-like protein 2 isoform X10; the encoded protein is MIDLSYLTEEEQEMIRTVLKRDNELKKKEEQRIKKLQKTEGDKRKLKYLTGEWFYETKSNRHRDRIHGSDIIRASMRHSQPVTILELSEICPEKPSFLNSKSKDVFIPPELCGILEDFPSCDKREDHYQLAETQQNTCSPTAQPQIKPRLNPFNSKLLSAGSPKKTSGAEETHLVPATLNQTPKDTLLITASQQQQPAAGPHTTPTKLDQTSASESGQTPAQELPPSAVPLNTSQNTDSPKSTPSATRQLAKKKLLLYFSHDSVLNTTSDPVSRQDMSPSPRGILKHSSSSGSFTDSLSLRNSCSSQPTSPLSPESSDNSHSPPLSPSSDLSSSGCLDRKQVRFSPIVQARDTGSLEAQDTKEHDHHGNHAEPHSLQVPKPYSTPVEKGGSVEPSPVRAVLKQANVRPISISKSLENLASLPSREERRKIESRSDITVSVEDVSAGLHVPGPSVSDPEQMKMLSVSVPAFIQQQRSGRESDSTSVNSFYSERQRKDSTYTNLSSSSDLAPYSVSGSVMSIYGTDFGNVEVKGTIQFAINYVQKLAEFHIFIVQCRDLAVAEPKRNRSDPYVKCYLLPDKEKLGKRKTSVKKKTLNPTYNEILRFKITLDNLKSHTLNLSVWHNDTFGKNSFLGEVDVDLSEWDFSNSHMMDYALKGRVPVQSSPKHVSQTLELSGEMRVALRFLTQTTQSKKTPQNGEVQIWVKECKNLPARRGTIDPFIKCAVLPDTARKGRQKTRVVKRTANPVFNHTMVYDGLRPEDLREACVELTVWDHDRLSNHFIGGLRLGLGTGKSYGSEVDWMDSNTAEAGLWKRMTESQNEWVEDVIPLRMLIMARTVSK